The Rhizoctonia solani chromosome 1, complete sequence sequence TGCGCATGCACAATCCATCTCCCGGTCATTCTTAGTTTCTGCAGATATGGTATGTATATATTCACATTCCCAAACCCCACTAAAGATCTTCTCATTTTAGGGACATGCGATTCATCCCTCGTATATGGACAGTCATGAGCAAGTTCATCGTCCCGAAATCAATGGAGGCCTTGTTGTCAAGACTAATGCGAAGCAACGGTACGCAACTGATGCAGTTGGGACGTTCCTGATCCGCAAACTTGTCGAAAATCGAGGAGGGCGAATTCAAGAGTTTGAAGTCAGGAATGACATGTATGTGCTCCACTTATCCTTACTCTAATGTTACGCGCTAACGGGATTCATTAATTCTAGGCCTTGTGGGTCAACCGTAGGCCCTATGTTGTCTAAATTGGGTTTGAGAACCGTAGATGTTGGGATGCCTATGCTTTCCATGCATTCAATCCGGTAGGTATTACGTATATAATTTTCTACAATAGTCTTATCATAGGTGTGGTTGTATAGTGAAACTGGAGGAACTAAAGACGTTCAGTAAGTAATCTTGCCTCAGTTGTATGCAGCCCGCTCAGATCATCCACTAGGTCATATATCGATGCATTCTCCTCGCTGTTCGAGGGTTTTACTAACCTAGATGCTTCTTTGAAAATCGATTAACACAACTAATTGAAAGCTCATCTGTAATTGAAAAAAACCTCTCTTAAATATATGTTGATGGTGGGAAATGACAAAATGGAACGTGATTGATCAGCCAAACCCTATAATAGCAAACACTGCCGTTGATTGATGATTTTGACCTTGATTACTGAGCGAACGGCGATCATTGTTATTGGTATCAACTATGTCCGGGCGAGGTCGTGTAATTCCCGCCCTCGTGGCTATTGCAACAGGTAGACAAGCCTGCCACTGATTAGATGGTCTATTTTCTCATCGCGGAATGTGTAGGTGTAGTGTCGGGAGTTTATATATTCCAGCCTCTGATAATTCAAGAGCGGGACAAACTTGTCACACTGTGAGTTCAGTTTGCGAGGCCAGTAACAGAAATATGTATCAACCATCTTTGATAGGAACCAGTCACCTAATGCCACTAATAATGCACCTCCCAACATCACTTCTACCATTTCTCGACCTGACTCGCCGCCTACTGAGGATGCTTCTAAACCGGCTTAAAAGGATTCGTGATCCTCGGGGATTTCGATACATTAGTTTGTCCAAAATTGAATGATCGCAGGTGCCGGTCTGCTTTGATAGATACACGTTGCACGCGCTCTCTCTGTCTTTCCGATAAGGTTAAATTCTGGTTCGGACATTGTGTCCATAAAACACGGAATCAACATTCCATTCCACTAATAGTACATTTCATTCAACCTCAATATTCGATGACTTATGCTTTTGTCGGTTCTGGTGTATCTCCGTATAGTGCCCCATATATGCTGCAGGATACTGGTCGCCAGTTAGCTCTGTCTCAGTAATAGCCTGACGAATCGTTTTGATGTCTTCAGGGGTCAACTTGACTTTCAATGCGCCAAGATTTTCTTCTGCATACTTGATGTTTTTCGTCCTGTCAAAGATCAAGTAAGCCCAATTAATAACCACTACTAGTGTAACCAATGCTATGAACACTGACCCTGGGATCGGGATAATATCCTCCCCTTGTGCAAGAAGGAATGCGAGTGTAACCTGCCCTGGTGTTGCATCGTGCCGTTTCCCAATATCCTTGATTTTATTGACAAGGGAGGTGATCTTGGGGAAGTTGGCCTCGGAGTACTTGGGAATATGCTTTTTGAAGTCGTCATCTGGAATGTCTGCATTGGACGTCTAGTTTGTGTGTTTAGATTTCGTGAGAAAACTATTGAAAGGCAAGTTTGCTCACAACTTGGCCTGTAAGAATTCCGCGGCCGAGGGGTGAGTAGGCAACTACTGCAACACCGAGCTCGCGAGCAGTATCCAAGAGGTGCCCTTTCTGTTCAATATCTAGTACAAATGGAGAGTACTATTCAAGAGGAAAAGTCAGTTATATGTATGTCCAATGTTTATAAGGGGCTTCTTTACCTCTACTTGAATCGCTGCAATAGGATGAACCTTGTGTGCCCGACGTAAGGTAGCCGGCGATGGCTCTGAAAGGCCAATATATTTGATCTTCCCAGCTCTTTTTGGCTCTATGAGTGTCACAGCATACAAAAAATCTACCAAAAAAGACTTACTTTACCAACTCGGCTAGCGCCCCTACAGTCGTTTCAATTGGAACAGTCGTGTCGATTCGATGCACATAGTATAGATCAATCGCGTCGACCCCGAGAAGTCCCAATGATTTATCCAACTGTTGTTTTAGGCTTCGTCGAACATTATAAGCCTATGTGAACACCATCGTGGGATGATTGTGCGCTTACTACTCAGGGGTCCCATTGATACCCTTGGGGTAATAGCAAACTGTTCGGACAGATTATTAGATATGCTGTATGCTTCTGACTTGCTGTATATTTACCTTGGTAGCCAGGAATATCTACGGTAAGCGAATAAGACGTCAGTAACCAGACTCATACGCGACTATATTAATACGACAAACCTGGTCGCGCTTTCCGGTCCTTTTAAACCACTTTCCAATGAGAGCTTCGGAGTCTCCCTACATCATCCATTATCGAACATAATCTAAATACATAATCAAACATACTTACATAAATGTCGGCTGTATCCCAGTTGGTACACCCCAACTCTACGAGTTTGTCCAATACCTAAAAACGAGATACAGTTGTGGCACATTCAAACGACACATGCTGACGTACCTTAAACCTGCCTTCATCGTCACCTGCAGCTCCATAAGCTAAGCCTCCAATTCCCTGTAAAACAATCAATAATAGTTACAGATAGTATATGCGATTATTGACATACCATGGCACCGAAGCCAAGAGCAGTGACATTGTCGTTACCAATACGACGAGTTGGAAGAGTCGAGGTAGACATGATATGGACAGTGAGCACTAGTTTCTCAGTAAATGGGGTTAGTGATGATGGTGGTAGTGGGATTTCTGGCTGTTTGTTATGCTAATGTTTTATATGTGGTATGACTTGCGTCATCACGGAGGCCGACGGCCGGGCCCTGGTTGACCTCCACCCAAGACCTCCACTTTGTCTCCAATGGGATCTCAAATTGCGCGGGCCGACATGCACCTGGAAATACATATGATAAATTTAGCTCAAAATCTAAGGATTCATTTGTATTTTGTACGTATTGTGGGAGATAGACCCACTGCATAGATGCATATAATCACTCCGAGCGCATGTACATTACATTATGTAATATGTGTTTGCACAGCTAGATTAGCTGGCTGGCACCAAACAAATCTGCCGACCATAATCGTTGGGCCTGGCTATTGAATAAAAATGGAAAAATTCAGTGCGTGGAGGGTGAGTTGTTCATCGGCGGAGTAAATCGGCTACTAATAGGTATCGATATTAGGATCCCGGAACTGGTGTGCAAGCGAGTGTGGTCACCTCGTTAATAGGAATTTATTCTAACTTCATTTCGTCAGCCCTTTTTGACACCCGTGCCCCCCCAATCAACAAAATCATTGGCGGACTACGGAGCTGCTGCTTTTGGAATAGTATTTGGCGTGTTCAGGAGTATACTGGCCTTAATATTGCTCGCGTTATTTGTGGCATTCCACCTGGTCTGCGTTCTATTGGTTAGTGCAAAGACGCTCCAGGTATAAAAAAATCCATGCTCATTAATTGTAGCTACCTATACCGCCGTTACATAGGTTCTTCTCCTGGCTTGTTATAGCCATACTTGGCCGTATTTTCCTTTGCTTGCTGGGATTCTGGTCGATTTCTACCTACGTTGCATCACGGAAAAACAGGTAAGCTCTTTTGTAGCGTCGTGCAAGTAAATGTTATAATCCAAGCCCGAAGGCGGGCGGATACCGCAACGAGTGATGACTGGTCTCCTGGCCCTGGGGACATCATAGTCTCCAACTGGGCTTCCTGGATTGAAGTTCTTTGGCTTGCGGTCCGGTAAGATCCACCATACTTATAAGAGTCCTCACAGTGACCGAATGTGGTTTCAGGTATAACCCCCAATTTGTGCTTCCTGTATGTGCGTCTCCCACCCTATCTGCAACGCAAACCACCGCACCGGCGACTCCTGGGCGCCGTACCGGTACCGGGTCGGCTCAGGTTAGTACGGCATCGGCTGCTCGTCGCCAGCAAATCCTGGGCTTTAGAACGGCCTCGCTCCTCGAGATGATCCTCGCGACTGGACACGTTCCTCCATATGGCAGTTCGACGTCCACTGTCATGGCAACAATAGAGGACATTCGTGCTCAATGTGATCGGCCACTAGTTGTGCTCCCCGAATGCACGACTAGCAATGGACGCGCGTTGATTCGATTTGCCGACGTATTTGTGGCAGGAAAGGGAAAACATATTAAGCACCCTGTGAAGGGGTTCAAGATGTATATTATGTGTGCTCGGTACGCACTCTTTCCAAATGGATGTGCTGCTTCCGGGTTTAACGATCGCATTCGTCAGGTATGACCCACCCACCATTACGACACCATCGCCAACTCATTCTATTCCATCTCAATCTGGAACATTACCAAACCCAGCTCCTCACATTGTTAAGCTCCTTTTCGCCCCTGCTCTCGCACAATCTCTCGATTCGCCTAGTGGCCCCATCTGATTCGCCCTCCTCGGGGTCATTTATGGCTAGCGAAGTTATTCTCGACAATGGCATTGCGCCAGCAGACGAAATATCTGAAGCCTGCGCAGTTCTTATGGCACAAGCCTCAAAACTAAAGCGCGTCGGGATGGGATGGGAAGATAAGGCTGCATTTCTTGATTTTTATCGCAAACGCAAGTCCCTATAAGTGCACGATGTAGACAAACAATTCACTAAGTTAGATACTACACAATACATGATTCCACACAATGTGTTGGATAATTTTGGGCTCCTTTTCACAACTCATCACGCTTAACCTCCTGCTCCTTCTTGTTCAACATCTCCTCGATTTCTTCGTCATTCAGTGCGTCGACTTTGACATCGACTTTGGGTTGGAAGGTTTTCTGGTCGGCGGTATTATCAATGATGTCCTCAAATGCACCTTCCGGTAGGACACCAGGCTCTTCGAGAGGAGTATCATCGACTGGAGGAGCGGGCTTAACAGTTTCGTCGCCCTTGGCGGTCTCAGAGACACCGAGAGAACGGCGAAGGACGCGATCCATACGAGTGAAGAACCTGCGTCTGGTATTAGTATCCTGCAGTAGAAGTGCTTGTAAAATTTGCTACTCACAGATTGGAATCGGGAACCTCGAAACCAGAGCGGACGAGGGCTCCGTCAACGAGAATAGATGCAACTTCCTTTAGTTCCTCTTCAAGTTGACTGTCCCTCTCCTCTCCTTCTTCAATGTCAATCAAAGCCTGGACCTTCTTGAGCATTCCTTCAATCAGCGGGGAGTTCGGGTTGATTTCAAGGAACTTTTGCTTCTTCGCCCAATCCTGAAATAAGTGCGTCAGATACTATCAAAGGGGGCCGATGAGTGCAAAATATCACTTACGTGCATAAAGTCATTCTCCTTCATCTTTCCTCCAGTCTGGGCGGCCATAAGACGTTCCATGTTTGCGCTGTAGCCATACGAGTCGGCGACAATTGCACAAGGGCTGGTAACAAGACGATTGGACAAGATAACATCAAAACAACGTTGGAGGTCTCGTTCTTGAGGTACTCCAAGAGAGGCTTGAACGTCTCCTTGAGCTTCTCCTGGCGGGCCTTTTCTTCCTCGGCATCTTCATCCTCGTCCCCGAACTTCAGACCCTTCTTGGCAGCGTCCTGGAACTGCAGACCCCTGTGGAAATGGTTGCAGATACCGTTCATCAGTACTCGCATTGAAATTTCAGCAAAGCTTTCTTACCTGATCCAGACTGGTGAAATTCCTCAAATTAGTATCCCAACGAGCCAATCAGCCAGCTTTTGTTGTTCCTTGGGGCTTTCAACAGCTCCCAGCTTAACAACCGagccataaatcttcatgaattTACGGAAAAGTTCTGGGTTCTCCTCGTCCTTAGACATCCTATCGACCAAGTTGATGAAGCGACGGACGGATATTGGGAATCTGACGAAGGAACCGGTTTGATTGGAGAGTTTCACGGGAGACGTTGAGAGGGAGGTCATCGGCTGGAAAACGATGAGCCATTTGCACATATTTGACGAATAGGTAAGCTTACCATCAACGATAGCCTTGAGCCAACTGAGCCATTTAGGCATGGCATTGGGTCCGAGGTCGCTGGTAATGAAGACGCGCTTAACCATGAGACGGATGTTGTTCAACTCGGGCTTCGCGCTTTGCCAGAACTTCTCGTTCCTGTGGAAATTAAACAATGAGAAAGAGATTAGGTGTGAATTTCATGAGAATTACGCACAGATCCGATGGGATGAAGAACATGGTGCGGAACGAAACTGGACCAGAGTCACCCTTGTAGATGCTGTGGGCGAGAGGACCGTTGTGCTCCTTGAAAGTGGACATGAAGAACTGATTGACCTCGTCTTTGGTTACATCTTTTGGTTCCCTGAAAGACGATGAGTATTGCTACTTCATTGCTTCACGTGGATGACATACCTCATTGGTCATTCAGACGGACCCATTCCTCGGTCGTAACGTTCTTCATGGGAGTAGGAGGAGATGCAGGTTCTTCTTTCTTCTCGTCATCTTCCTTGACATCCTCAATGATAGCTTCGTCCTCATCGGTCTCGGCTTCCTTGGTCTTTTCAGGCTCGGCGGCGATGTGGAAGTCGACTCGGTTCAGCTGCCTTGGCAGCAGCAATAGCTTCCTCGTCAGGGACTTCTTCAGTTTTGAAGGTCTGGAGGTAGAGTGGGAACGAAGTCGCAAATGCCGAATGTTTGGAAACAAGGTCGCGCACACGTTGCTCGTCTAAGAATTCCAATGCCTCATCCTTCAAGTACATAGTAATTTCGGTTCCAGAATGGCCGAGCGAGTTTCCGCGAGGGTCAACAGAGATTTCAAAGTTGCTATCATCCGATCCACTTGTAAAGATGTGTTGGAGTGGATCTGGGTTTGCCTTGGAGACAGGTGGAGAGAGGCAACCTGAACTTTGTCGGCGACGAGGAAGCTAGAATAGAAACCAAGACCGAACTGGCCAATCAGGTTTCCGCTAGTATCCTTTTCCGCCTTGTTAAGGAACTCGCTTGTACCAGACTTGGCGAGGGTACCAAGGTTTTTGGCGAGTCATCAGCAGTCATACCAATACCGGTGTCTGCGAAATTGTATCAACACGGGCGTCCGTTCAACCTTTATTGTAAATGCTTACCAGTAATAACAGCGTCAACCTGAACTTTGTCGGCGACGAGGAAGCTAGAATAGAAACCAAGACCGAACTGGCCAATCAGGTTTCCGCTAGTATCCTTTTCCGCCTTGTTAAGGAACTCGCTTGTACCAGACTTGGCGAGGGTACCAACCTTTATTGTAAATGCTTACCAGTAATAACAACGCGTCCACCAGTGCCTTCGCCATCCTTCACGAGCTTGATCGTGATATTGAGAGGCGAGTCTGGGATTTGGTAAGACTTGTCCGTCAAGCTGATGAGACGAAGCTTCTCCAAAGCGTCGTTTGCATTGGAAATGAGCTCGCGCAGGAACACTTCCCTGAAGCAAGGTCAGCGAACGCCACTAAATTTGCCATAAATACGTACTTGTGACTGTACAGCGAATTAATGACGATAGACCAGGTGACCACGGTAACATGTATGCAACCTACCTGGTACTCAAACTTCTTGGAAGTACCATCCTGGGCTGAAACCAGCGAGCCTAGGACAGAGGCAGTCAAGACAATGGTGCGGCAGAACCGCATGGCGAATGAGAAGAGACAGTAGTGAACAGTTAAAACACCAGAGACTATTCTCCGCGCTTTTTTAAGTCTCTAGCCGACGTGTCCGCTACGTGGCAGAGTCAGCAAGGTGGAAGACGCGACCTCGATTATATCCCACATGACCCTGGTTTGTAAATATACATCAACAAAGCTCAATGCTACCCGCCCTCTTCTCTATCTTCGCACAGTCTTAATCCATGCTTCCTAACCCCATATGGCTGCATATACATCTGCCTATAGTTGTATAACTGTATGCACACTCAAATTTATTATGTCACATGACTCGATgtcttctttcctaatttaAACTTTGCTTGCACATCTCGACCGAAGCAGTCGCTGAATGATCGTCCAGCGTTATCGAGCCTTGATCAGCAACCACCTTAGTTTCTTGCAACTCTCGTCAAAGAGGACGCTTATGTACCAACGAACGTTCCAAGTACTGTTTGAACTAAGCTAGGCACAACTTTTATTGACGCTCCTGTAGGACGCATTATACGCACTCAATCATTCCCTTCAATCTAATGCTGCAACTGTAGCAGCTGCAAAAGCATCAGGGCCCAAGGCGGAGCTCGCGATACAAGAAACTCTGCGTGATTTGCGCCGAATTGGGTATCAGGTAGGTTAAATACAAGAGCCCAACCGTTTCAAAGATACTTAAATTTGCGCAACCCTAGCCAGAAGATCTCAACAAGCTAAATGTTATCCATGTAACGGGAACAAAAGGAAAGGGTTCAACATGTGCCTTTTGTTATTCGCTCTTGCGCAAGGCAGCACCCCACTTGAAGATAGGTGAACGTTTATTATCATTAATACCTATTCGGTGGTTAGCTTCCTAACATTACATGACAGGATTATACATCGCCTCATCTAGTTTCAGTTCGTGAACGTATTCAGATTGATGGTAAACCTATATCCGAAGATGATTTTGCGCGTTTCTTCTTCGAAGTTTGGGATCGCCTAGAGGCAACAAAAGATGTGAGCAAAGCACAGAGCACTGTGTATTTCCCATTAATTCGAAGGTCTAACAGCAAGGCGACCCCGAAAAACCTATGCCAATGTACTTCAAGATGCTTACTTTGATCGCGTACCATGCTTACCTTTCTCTCGGGGTCGACGCTACTATCTTGGAGGTCGGAATTGGTGGTCGATTTGATACAACCAACGTTGTACCCAACCCAATTGTAACAGGTATCACTTCTTTGGGTCTTGATCATACCTCTGTTCTCGGAAAAACCTTGCCTGAAATCGCGTGGCAGAAAGCTGGGATATACAAGGTGGGTACGACTGATTGATTGGGAGTCTGACTGACTAGCTGCTACTAGAATGGCGTACCTGCGTATACCGTAACCAACCTCCAGACTCTTTAGAAGTGATCAAGCAGGAAGCCGAAAAAGTACAGGTGAGTTAGTCCCCTCATTTCTAACGAATAAATTCACTTATGTGTCTTATGTGTCTTAAAAGGCATCGGAGTTTCACGTTGTCGACACGGTTCCAGAAATGTCTGAAATTAAACTTGGTGTGTGAATTCAAGGATTCCCGTCTGGGTCAATCTGACCATTATCTTCAGGGCTTGCTGGTGTTCATCAGCGACAGAACGCATCACTTGCCATGCACCTCGTACATCGTTTCTTACAATTACAATGTCCAACGATCAAGTTGCCCGATTCATTAACTCCTATCCCCGAAGTTTATGCGACTGGCTTCAGGGAAGCGAGGTGGGCAGGCCGTTGTCAACGGATCACAGACCCATCGAAAGAGGGCTTGGAGTGGTTGCTTGATGGGGCCCACACATCGAGAGTTTGACATCCTGTGCAGATTGGTACTTTTCTCCCGATCTCGGATTCAGGTTTGCATGCCGCTCATAGCTTACGGACGAATACTAAACTATATGCAGGGACACTAA is a genomic window containing:
- a CDS encoding aldo/keto reductase family protein; translation: MSTSTLPTRRIGNDNVTALGFGAMGIGGLAYGAAGDDEGRFKVLDKLVELGCTNWDTADIYGDSEALIGKWFKRTGKRDQIFLATKFAITPRAYNVRRSLKQQLDKSLGLLGVDAIDLYYVHRIDTTVPIETTVGALAELVKAGKIKYIGLSEPSPATLRRAHKVHPIAAIQVEYSPFVLDIEQKGHLLDTARELGVAVVAYSPLGRGILTGQVTSNADIPDDDFKKHIPKYSEANFPKITSLVNKIKDIGKRHDATPGQVTLAFLLAQGEDIIPIPGTKNIKYAEENLGALKVKLTPEDIKTIRQAITETELTGDQYPAAYMGHYTEIHQNRQKHKSSNIEVE
- a CDS encoding heat shock protein HSP90 family protein, which translates into the protein MRFCRTIVLTASVLGSLVSAQDGTSKKFEYQVGCIHVTVVTWSIVINSLYSHKEVFLRELISNANDALEKLRLISLTDKSYQIPDSPLNITIKLVGTLAKSGTSEFLNKAEKDTSGNLIGQFGLGFYSSFLVADKVQVDAVITDTGIGMTADDSPKTLLPRRRQSSGCLSPPVSKANPDPLQHIFTSGSDDSNFEISVDPRGNSLGHSGTEITMYLKDEALEFLDEQRLNRVDFHIAAEPEKTKEAETDEDEAIIEDVKEDDEKKEEPASPPTPMKNVTTEEWQYSSSFREPKDVTKDEVNQFFMSTFKEHNGPLAHSIYKGDSGPVSFRTMFFIPSDLNEKFWQSAKPELNNIRLMVKRVFITSDLGPNAMPKWLSWLKAIVDADDLPLNVSRETLQSNRFLRQIPNILWIRGLQFQDAAKKGLKFGDEDEDAEEEKARQEKLKETFKPLLEYLKNETSNVVLIANMERLMAAQTGGKMKENDFMHDWAKKQKFLEINPNSPLIEGMLKKVQALIDIEEGEERDSQLEEELKEVASILVDGALVRSGFEVPDSNLFFTRMDRVLRRSLGVSETAKGDETVKPAPPVDDTPLEEPGVLPEGAFEDIIDNTADQKTFQPKVDVKVDALNDEEIEEMLNKKEQEVKRDEL
- a CDS encoding dihydrofolate synthase, which produces MYQRTFQDALYALNHSLQSNAATVAAAKASGPKAELAIQETLRDLRRIGYQPEDLNKLNVIHVTGTKGKGSTCAFCYSLLRKAAPHLKIVSVRERIQIDGKPISEDDFARFFFEVWDRLEATKDQGDPEKPMPMYFKMLTLIAYHAYLSLGVDATILEVGIGGRFDTTNVVPNPIVTGITSLGLDHTSVLGKTLPEIAWQKAGIYKVEWRTCVYRNQPPDSLEVIKQEAEKVQASEFHVVDTVPEMSEIKLGLAGVHQRQNASLAMHLVHRFLQLQCPTIKLPDSLTPIPEVYATGFREARWAGRCQRITDPSKEGLEWLLDGAHTSRV